From a region of the Pontixanthobacter gangjinensis genome:
- a CDS encoding lysophospholipid acyltransferase family protein codes for MLLILRNLAFYLIFYLISPIFIIGSVLVMYFSVPALKTIVRDWCQFHRWCLRVLVGIDVTIEGEIVDGPVFYAIRHESFFEAIDAPANFDFPAPFAKRELFLIPLWGWAAKVYGLVPVARTDGAKALRAMVSAAKTLSAQGRPLVIFPEGTRTPHGQAGKLQAGFAGLYKLIGIPVIPVAVNSGPLYHPFLKRPGTITYRFGEIIPPGLPRKEVEARVLAAINALNSPPTPETISE; via the coding sequence ATGTTGCTCATTCTGCGTAATCTTGCTTTCTATCTGATTTTCTATTTGATCAGCCCGATTTTCATAATCGGGTCGGTCCTGGTGATGTATTTCAGCGTGCCAGCGCTCAAGACGATCGTTCGGGACTGGTGCCAATTCCATCGTTGGTGCCTCAGAGTTTTGGTTGGTATCGACGTTACGATTGAAGGCGAGATCGTCGATGGTCCTGTATTTTACGCGATCCGCCACGAGAGTTTCTTCGAGGCGATTGATGCCCCTGCCAATTTCGATTTCCCCGCACCCTTTGCAAAACGCGAATTGTTTCTGATCCCGCTGTGGGGCTGGGCGGCCAAGGTTTATGGGTTGGTGCCAGTTGCCCGAACCGATGGTGCAAAAGCGCTGCGGGCTATGGTTTCGGCTGCGAAAACATTGTCTGCGCAAGGTCGCCCCTTAGTAATCTTTCCTGAAGGGACTCGCACCCCGCATGGTCAAGCCGGGAAGCTGCAAGCGGGTTTTGCAGGGCTCTATAAATTGATCGGCATTCCGGTCATTCCGGTGGCGGTGAACAGCGGTCCGCTATATCATCCCTTTCTCAAACGGCCCGGCACAATCACCTACAGATTTGGCGAAATCATTCCGCCAGGTTTGCCCCGTAAGGAGGTTGAGGCGCGGGTTCTCGCGGCAATTAACGCTTTGAATTCGCCGCCAACCCCGGAAACAATTTCCGAATAA
- a CDS encoding YdcF family protein codes for MIRRILALAAIIWFVGFGWFTIALPEPVSGVKTTAVIVPTGAAGRIEHGLKVLANGEAKTMLVTGVDPEVKPGEFAAQFEVPMDVMQCCVELGFSAVDTRGNATETAEWVKQGKVKSLRLVTTDWHMRRAAYELRQTIPGDVKVVEDAVPSEPSLRILFLEYHKYLASRTSSLWRG; via the coding sequence ATGATAAGGCGCATTCTCGCTCTTGCCGCAATAATCTGGTTTGTTGGATTTGGCTGGTTCACTATCGCCCTGCCGGAACCAGTATCTGGTGTGAAAACCACTGCGGTGATTGTGCCGACCGGGGCGGCTGGCCGGATTGAGCACGGCCTGAAAGTACTGGCCAATGGTGAGGCCAAGACAATGTTGGTGACTGGCGTCGATCCGGAAGTAAAGCCAGGCGAATTTGCCGCTCAATTCGAAGTGCCGATGGATGTCATGCAATGCTGTGTTGAGCTTGGATTTAGCGCAGTAGATACTCGCGGGAATGCGACCGAGACGGCAGAGTGGGTCAAACAGGGCAAGGTTAAATCGCTCCGTTTGGTCACAACCGATTGGCACATGCGCCGTGCTGCCTATGAATTGCGGCAGACAATTCCGGGTGATGTCAAAGTGGTCGAGGACGCGGTTCCTTCAGAACCTTCGCTGCGGATTCTATTTCTTGAATATCACAAATATTTGGCCTCGCGCACATCCAGTCTTTGGCGAGGATAG
- a CDS encoding cell division protein FtsX: MKKPPAIGSKTARGLNPFRGERAAQLVPQARLAGPMPWVIAIMITLTVIAAAGGLALNNVASNARSELAGGVTVQIVDASSAERNRQALAAEMALAARPEVATIRRVPDEELDALLEPWLGVGADNEAVPVPALIDVRLRDDASERTLNTLRGILAIEAPAARLDAQSSWLGPVFSAIASLQWLSAALVILLGLTSAAAVWLAARSALGTNQDTIEIVHLLGGTDTQIARIFERSIGFDATLGGAVGLALGLAAVLVLGQQFDELGSGMMAGGALRWYDWILIALIPLIGVALAMLTARMTVIAALRRML, encoded by the coding sequence ATGAAGAAGCCACCCGCAATAGGGAGCAAGACAGCGCGCGGTTTAAACCCGTTTCGGGGGGAGCGCGCCGCACAATTGGTGCCTCAGGCGCGATTGGCTGGCCCAATGCCTTGGGTGATCGCGATCATGATTACGTTGACGGTAATCGCGGCGGCGGGCGGTTTGGCGCTCAACAACGTTGCGAGCAACGCCCGTTCAGAACTCGCTGGGGGGGTTACAGTGCAGATTGTCGATGCGTCGAGTGCAGAACGCAACCGCCAAGCGTTGGCCGCCGAAATGGCATTGGCAGCGCGGCCTGAAGTCGCAACCATTCGCCGTGTGCCGGACGAAGAACTGGATGCACTGCTAGAGCCATGGTTGGGGGTGGGAGCAGATAATGAGGCAGTGCCTGTTCCGGCGCTGATCGACGTCCGCCTGCGCGATGACGCCAGCGAGCGAACACTGAACACGCTGCGCGGAATTCTGGCCATCGAGGCCCCGGCGGCGCGGCTCGATGCGCAGTCGAGCTGGCTTGGGCCGGTGTTCTCAGCAATCGCTTCGCTTCAATGGTTATCTGCGGCTTTGGTCATTTTGCTAGGCTTAACCAGCGCGGCAGCGGTCTGGCTTGCAGCACGGTCTGCTCTTGGCACCAATCAGGACACGATTGAGATTGTCCATTTGCTCGGCGGCACCGACACACAAATTGCGCGGATATTCGAACGCTCGATTGGGTTTGATGCAACGCTAGGCGGCGCTGTGGGGCTTGCGCTCGGACTCGCAGCTGTGCTGGTGCTAGGTCAGCAATTTGATGAGCTGGGGTCGGGCATGATGGCTGGCGGCGCGCTGCGTTGGTATGATTGGATCCTGATAGCGCTAATCCCATTGATTGGGGTCGCTTTGGCCATGCTGACAGCGCGGATGACTGTGATCGCAGCCTTGAGGCGGATGCTATGA